TATTGAAACAGAGATTTTTGAGTCAAGTAGCAGGATTGTTGCTGATTTCTTTTTAATACCAACAATAGAATCATATCAAAAAATGCTAAAAGCATTGGGAGTAGCGTAGAAGATGATAGAAACAATTAAAGTAGGAATGGCAGACTTAAATGTAACCAAGTATCCAAACATTCTTACAACACTTGGTCTTGGTTCATGTGTTGGGGTTTGTGTATATGATAGTAAAAACAAGATAATCGGTATGATACATATAATGCTTCCTTATAGCTGGGGTGTAAAAAACAACAGTAACCCTGCAAAGTTTGCTGATACAGGTATTCCACTCTTGATAGAGAAGATGGAAAGTCTTGGCTCTCAAAAGAAAGACATGGTTGCTAAGCTTGCGGGCGGTGCGCAAATGTTTGAAGTGACAAGAAGCGAGTTTATGAACATAGGAAAGCGCAATGTAGAAGCTGCCAAGAAGATTTTGGATGAGCTAAAAATACCAATTGTTGCTGAAGAT
This Caldicellulosiruptor changbaiensis DNA region includes the following protein-coding sequences:
- a CDS encoding chemotaxis protein CheD produces the protein MIETIKVGMADLNVTKYPNILTTLGLGSCVGVCVYDSKNKIIGMIHIMLPYSWGVKNNSNPAKFADTGIPLLIEKMESLGSQKKDMVAKLAGGAQMFEVTRSEFMNIGKRNVEAAKKILDELKIPIVAEDTGGNYGRTIIFYSEDGRLEIKTIGKGTKTI